In one window of Henckelia pumila isolate YLH828 chromosome 1, ASM3356847v2, whole genome shotgun sequence DNA:
- the LOC140868294 gene encoding uncharacterized protein, with translation MTHPDASGRLVKWSVELGEYDIEYQPRKAIKAQALSDFLTEVAIFGQEEVWRVFVDGASGVGGSGVGVILISPTQEKIEIAVKMDFQASNNEGEYEAVIAGMQRAREVGVSHIIIYSDSQLVVQQVKKTFCTREEKLVKYCKIIEELGASFTTWSIEQIPREENMEADALAKRAVTGENDGKESLVQREMMAAIEAREPVLREDTWMAPMVKYLTHGDLPEDKGQARVIRRQADASKIARSCEGCQRFGNIQHSPASRLNPVWASCPFDQWGLNIVGPFSQARAQKKFLLVAVDYFSKWVEAEPLAKITEAEVMKFLWKNIVCRFGLPRKLVSDNGRQFQGQKLADWLGCMEWGKTGLKRSPSVLWAYRTTPHTATQESPFSLVYGSEAVLPVEIGQPSARIRAYEDTEEGARAQELDLIEERREKAARRMEAYRARVMRAYNRKVKPRELQEGELVLKRVNPAGKVGKLDARWEGPYKLIRKVGANTWYLQDSQGRPLKRPWNALHLKKYFM, from the exons ATGACTCATCCGGATGCCTCGGGGAGGCTCGTAAAATGGTCGGTGGAGTTGGGAGAATATGACATTGAATACCAGCCGCGTAAAGCCATCAAAGCCCAGGCTTTATCCGATTTTTTGACAGAGGTGGCCATTTTTGGCCAAGAGGAAGTATGGAGGGTTTTTGTAGATGGAGCCAGTGGTGTTGGAGGCAGTGGTGTAGGGGTCATCCTGATCTCACCTACCCAGGAGAAAATCGAGATAGCCGTAAAGATGGATTTCCAGGCCTCCAACAACGAAGGTGAATATGAGGCTGTGATAGCTGGGATGCAACGGGCTCGGGAAGTCGGGGTAAgtcatattataatatattctgACTCACAGTTGGTTGTTCAGCAAGTAAAGAAGACATTCTGTACCCGAGAGGAGAAATTGGTAAAATATTGTAAGATAATTGAAGAACTCGGGGCCAGTTTCACTACTTGGAGTATAGAGCAGATACCCCGGGAAGAAAATATGGAAGCAGACGCCTTGGCTAAAAGAGCGGTCACTGGGGAAAATGATGGTAAAGAATCCCTGGTACAGAGGGAAATGATGGCTGCCATAGAAGCCCGGGAGCCGGTCCTCCGAGAAGATACATGGATGGCCCCGATGGTCAAGTACCTTACCCATGGGGATCTCCCGGAAGACAAAGGACAAGCCCGGGTCATACGAAGACAG GCTGATGCATCTAAAATTGCCCGGTCTTGTGAAGGATGTCAGAGGTTCGGCAATATACAGCATAGCCCGGCAAGTAGATTGAATCCCGTATGGGCATCGTGCCCCTTTGACCAATGGGGTCTGAACATAGTAGGACCTTTTTCACAAGCCCGGGCACAGAAGAAATTCTTGCTGGTAGCCGTTGATTATTTTTCCAAGTGGGTGGAGGCAGAGCCTTTGGCAAAAATAACAGAAGCCGAAGTGATGAAGTTTTTGTGGAAGAACATAGTGTGCCGGTTTGGGCTCCCAAGGAAGTTGGTTTCGGATAATGGTAGGCAGTTTCAGGGGCAGAAATTGGCAGATTG GCTCGGTTGCATGGAATGGGGAAAGACTGGGTTGAAGAGATCCCCAAGTGTGTTGTGGGCCTATCGAACCACTCCTCATACTGCTACACAGGAATCACCTTTTAGCCTGGTATATGGTTCGGAGGCTGTTCTTCCAGTAGAGATTGGACAACCTTCAGCTCGGATTAGGGCATATGAGGATACGGAAGAAGGAGCCCGGGCACAAGAATTGGATCTCATTGAAGAGCGAAGGGAGAAAGCAGCTCGCAGAATGGAGGCCTATAGAGCTCGGGTGATGAGAGCCTATAATCGAAAAGTCAAACCTCGGGAATTACAGGAAGGAGAGTTGGTATTGAAGAGAGTTAATCCAGCAGGGAAAGTGGGGAAGCTAGATGCCCGATGGGAGGGGCCATACAAGCTTATCAGAAAGGTCGGTGCTAATACTTGGTACCTACAGGATAGTCAGGGACGCCCCCTCAAACGACCATGGAATGCTTTAcatttgaagaaatattttatgtag
- the LOC140875879 gene encoding uncharacterized protein: MAMAAATATTNYLDTSPNRRLSSSPNSAPAPRSYIVMSSKRKVNKYDSGWKKDWYGPGLFYEGSEELEVDVFKKIEKRKVLSNVEKAGLLSKAEEFGVTLSTIEKLGLLSKAEDLGLLSLLEKTADTSPSILASAALPLLVAAVAAIVVIPDDSVALVAAQVVIAGALAVGGVGLFVGSILVGGLQEAD; the protein is encoded by the exons ATGGCCATGGCGGCGGCCACTGCCACCACCAATTACCTGGACACCTCGCCCAATCGACGCTTATCCTCCTCCCCTAATTCCGCCCCAGCCCCAAGATCATATATAGTTATGTCTTCCAAACGaaag gTGAATAAGTATGATTCCGGGTGGAAGAAGGATTGGTACGGGCCGGGCTTATTCTACGAGGGAAGCGAGGAGCTGGAAGTGGACGTTTTCAAGAAGATCGAGAAGCGAAAAGTGCTGAGCAATGTAGAGAAAGCGGGCCTTCTCTCCAAAGCGGAGGAGTTCGGAGTCACCCTCTCCACCATCGAGAAGCTCGGCCTTCTGTCCAAGGCCGAGGACCTGGGCCTGCTCAGCCTGCTCGAGAAGACCGCCGACACCTCTCCTTCCATCCTCGCCTCCGCCGCCCTCCCCTTGCTCGTAGCCGCCGTCGCCGCCATCGTCGTCATCCCCGACGACTCGGTGGCCCTCGTGGCCGCGCAAGTGGTGATCGCCGGGGCGCTGGCCGTCGGGGGCGTGGGTTTGTTTGTTGGATCCATTCTTGTCGGAGGATTGCAAGAGGCCGATTGA